Proteins found in one Propionispora hippei DSM 15287 genomic segment:
- the thiM gene encoding hydroxyethylthiazole kinase, with protein MLKDLWAVREAVREKNPLVYNITNTVVTNFTANVLLAAGASPIMSEGAAEAEDLARICSVLVLNIGTLHTRQIGYCLKAGEYANKFQKPVVLDPVGVGATAYRNVTAGQILQDVRVALIRGNYGEIGFIAGTAGQVKGVDSADSGLDLPAVKKMAQEYSTLVAATGATDYLTDGQSVMTNATGHELLQMVTGTGCALTSLTGAFLAVADEPRLGVLAALAFYGAAARKAAENSKGPGSFMPKFLDALYNLSYKEFKKAAEDKVALLTEAAAAPAPLEPSAEEGEL; from the coding sequence ATGTTGAAGGATTTATGGGCTGTCCGGGAGGCGGTAAGAGAAAAGAATCCGCTGGTTTATAACATTACCAACACCGTGGTGACTAATTTTACGGCAAATGTCCTTTTGGCGGCAGGAGCTTCACCTATTATGTCGGAGGGGGCTGCGGAAGCAGAGGACTTGGCGAGAATTTGCAGCGTGCTGGTATTGAATATCGGGACATTGCATACCCGGCAGATAGGGTATTGTCTAAAGGCCGGTGAATATGCCAATAAATTTCAAAAGCCAGTTGTCCTCGATCCGGTGGGGGTGGGAGCCACCGCCTATCGCAATGTCACCGCCGGACAAATTCTGCAGGATGTCCGGGTTGCCCTGATTCGCGGCAATTACGGTGAAATTGGTTTTATTGCCGGGACGGCGGGACAAGTTAAGGGGGTTGACAGTGCAGACTCCGGCCTTGACTTGCCAGCAGTGAAAAAGATGGCTCAGGAGTACTCGACATTGGTGGCCGCCACCGGTGCCACCGATTACCTGACAGATGGACAGTCAGTAATGACCAATGCTACGGGACATGAACTGTTGCAAATGGTAACCGGTACAGGCTGCGCCTTAACTTCGCTTACCGGTGCTTTTCTGGCTGTGGCGGACGAACCGCGGTTAGGTGTACTGGCTGCTTTGGCCTTTTATGGCGCTGCCGCCCGGAAAGCCGCAGAAAATAGCAAGGGGCCGGGCAGTTTTATGCCGAAGTTTTTGGACGCTTTGTATAATTTAAGCTATAAAGAGTTTAAGAAAGCGGCCGAAGACAAGGTGGCTCTGCTGACGGAGGCTGCTGCAGCCCCGGCGCCGCTGGAACCGTCGGCTGAAGAAGGCGAGTTGTGA
- a CDS encoding CYTH domain-containing protein: MNERLTEETMTSDTEVELKLRLSDADGWKAVLADDFLRHMAAEPEWRRDMLQAVYYDTAGGELRKRRLTYRIRQESGQWMATVKGGGAATGGLHRRQEWNVPVDGPAVDLTVFKHSPAGALLAEAIGGAQLLPLCSTVFERHMLHVERAGHTGIEVAADRGEIVAGGKRAPILELELELKSGQPAEVLRLGAALVRRYPLVLESSSKYHRALLLAGLAEPPEVPSPEQRTAAMLVHLQALLDGCAGHPLTTRGVLQAEIASLLDLWAKLL, encoded by the coding sequence GTGAACGAAAGGCTGACAGAAGAAACCATGACAAGTGACACGGAAGTCGAATTAAAGCTGCGGCTTAGCGATGCAGACGGCTGGAAGGCAGTGCTGGCGGATGATTTCTTACGACACATGGCTGCTGAACCGGAGTGGCGGCGGGATATGCTGCAAGCCGTTTATTATGATACCGCAGGCGGTGAGCTGCGTAAAAGGCGGCTGACCTACCGTATCCGGCAGGAGTCGGGACAATGGATGGCTACGGTCAAGGGAGGCGGTGCGGCGACGGGCGGCTTGCACCGGCGGCAGGAGTGGAATGTTCCGGTAGACGGTCCGGCAGTAGACCTTACGGTTTTCAAGCACAGTCCGGCCGGAGCTTTGCTGGCGGAAGCTATTGGGGGTGCGCAGCTACTCCCCTTATGCAGTACCGTGTTTGAACGGCACATGCTGCATGTCGAACGGGCCGGTCACACCGGTATCGAAGTGGCGGCCGACCGGGGCGAGATTGTCGCCGGCGGCAAACGGGCGCCGATTCTGGAACTGGAGCTGGAGCTGAAAAGTGGGCAGCCGGCCGAAGTTCTCCGGTTGGGGGCTGCATTAGTCCGCCGCTACCCGCTGGTGCTGGAATCGAGCAGCAAATACCACCGGGCCCTGCTATTGGCCGGTCTGGCGGAACCACCGGAGGTGCCGTCACCGGAGCAACGGACAGCGGCTATGCTTGTCCATTTGCAGGCCTTATTGGATGGCTGCGCCGGACATCCGCTGACGACGCGTGGTGTCCTGCAGGCGGAAATTGCCTCACTTTTGGATTTATGGGCTAAATTACTGTAA
- the larC gene encoding nickel pincer cofactor biosynthesis protein LarC has protein sequence MRILYYDCFCGISGDMNLAALLDLGVDEAYVRQELAKLELGGEYVLAVDRAMKQGITGTQVKVHLTAEPETDETGDRHSHNQGHGDHHRHHDHHHHHPGSDQHEHGHEHEHHHHEQEEHAHHHHVLSAVAGEASRPHVHRNLYDIEQIINNSRLPERVKALSCRMFRKIAAAEAKVHGKTVEEVHFHEVGATDSIVDMVGAAIALDYLQVDKILASTVQVGGGFVKCAHGVMPVPAPATAELLQGIPVKSGLVPFETTTPTGAAVLAANVDQFTDEMNFVIEKTGYGIGHRDMNIPNVLRVYLGRDDSRSAVKTGQWIWETNLDDMSPEQYGYVEERLFAAGALDVWKSPIVMKKGRLATTLSVLAEAASEQAVLDLLLQETTALGVRKYQVEKIMLDREFVTLDTCYGQISVKKAYYGGKLVKYKPEYEDCRRCAAAHDVPLALVYREVAKLMEEKGYVGK, from the coding sequence ATGCGGATTTTATACTATGACTGTTTTTGCGGAATTAGCGGCGATATGAATCTGGCGGCTTTACTGGACTTAGGCGTGGATGAGGCGTATGTGCGTCAGGAGCTGGCCAAGCTGGAGCTTGGCGGTGAATATGTTCTTGCCGTGGACCGGGCAATGAAACAGGGCATAACCGGCACACAGGTGAAGGTTCATTTGACAGCGGAACCCGAGACGGACGAAACAGGAGACCGGCATAGTCATAATCAGGGACATGGCGATCATCACCGTCACCACGATCATCATCACCATCATCCTGGATCAGACCAGCATGAACATGGACATGAGCATGAGCATCACCACCATGAGCAGGAAGAGCATGCCCATCATCACCATGTGTTGTCAGCGGTAGCCGGGGAAGCGAGCCGGCCCCATGTGCACCGGAATCTGTATGATATTGAGCAGATTATCAATAACAGCCGCTTACCTGAGCGGGTCAAAGCGTTAAGTTGCCGGATGTTCCGGAAGATTGCAGCGGCGGAAGCCAAAGTCCACGGTAAGACGGTGGAAGAGGTTCATTTTCATGAGGTGGGGGCGACCGACTCGATTGTCGATATGGTTGGTGCCGCCATTGCGCTGGATTATTTACAGGTGGACAAGATCCTGGCATCGACTGTGCAGGTAGGCGGCGGTTTTGTGAAATGCGCCCACGGGGTTATGCCGGTACCGGCACCGGCTACCGCGGAGCTTCTGCAGGGAATTCCGGTCAAGTCCGGTCTTGTTCCGTTTGAGACAACTACGCCGACGGGGGCAGCCGTTTTAGCGGCTAATGTGGACCAATTTACCGATGAAATGAATTTTGTCATTGAGAAAACGGGCTATGGTATCGGTCACCGGGATATGAATATCCCCAATGTTCTCCGGGTGTATCTGGGCCGTGACGATAGCCGGAGTGCGGTTAAAACCGGGCAGTGGATATGGGAGACCAATTTGGACGATATGAGTCCCGAGCAATACGGTTACGTGGAGGAACGGCTGTTTGCCGCCGGTGCGCTGGATGTATGGAAAAGTCCGATTGTCATGAAAAAGGGAAGACTGGCCACGACGCTCAGTGTATTAGCCGAGGCTGCCAGCGAGCAAGCGGTGTTGGACCTGCTGCTGCAGGAAACAACAGCTCTTGGCGTGCGCAAATACCAGGTGGAAAAAATTATGCTGGACCGGGAATTTGTGACATTGGACACCTGCTACGGCCAGATCAGTGTGAAAAAGGCTTATTATGGCGGAAAACTGGTTAAATATAAGCCGGAATATGAGGACTGCCGGCGCTGTGCCGCTGCGCACGATGTGCCACTGGCGTTAGTCTATCGGGAAGTAGCAAAGCTGATGGAGGAAAAGGGCTATGTCGGCAAGTGA
- the larE gene encoding ATP-dependent sacrificial sulfur transferase LarE, translating into MSASEKYKELVALLQQMGKVVVAFSGGVDSTFLLKAAHETLGNNMKALTILSPYIPQWEIKEAKELVGKIGAAHEILEVPLLDTIRFNPENRCYLCKKAVFSLIQAKAREEGFDYVVDGTNFDDTGDYRPGLQALKELGIRSPLLETRLTKAEIRQLSRDMELPTWDKPAYACLLTRIPYGNELKTDDFTKIERAETYLMSIGFRAVRVRCHGEIARIEIPRGDRGKLFDVSLLDRIAGQLKEYGFRYVSLDLEGYRMGSLNEQLGSGVLPGSSSGKEAAE; encoded by the coding sequence ATGTCGGCAAGTGAAAAATATAAAGAGCTTGTAGCTCTGTTGCAGCAAATGGGCAAGGTTGTGGTGGCCTTCTCCGGCGGAGTGGACAGCACTTTCTTGTTAAAAGCGGCTCATGAAACGCTGGGAAATAATATGAAGGCCTTAACCATCCTGTCGCCGTATATTCCGCAGTGGGAAATAAAAGAGGCTAAAGAATTGGTCGGAAAAATCGGCGCTGCCCATGAAATACTGGAAGTACCGCTATTGGATACCATCCGGTTTAATCCGGAAAATCGCTGCTACCTGTGTAAAAAGGCTGTGTTCAGTCTGATTCAGGCTAAAGCCAGGGAAGAAGGCTTTGACTATGTGGTTGACGGGACGAATTTTGACGATACCGGTGATTACCGCCCTGGTTTGCAGGCGTTAAAAGAATTAGGCATCCGCAGTCCATTACTCGAAACCAGGCTTACCAAGGCGGAGATCCGGCAGCTATCCAGGGATATGGAATTACCCACCTGGGATAAACCGGCCTATGCCTGCCTGCTGACCAGGATTCCGTATGGGAATGAATTGAAGACCGACGATTTTACAAAAATCGAAAGGGCGGAAACTTATCTTATGAGCATCGGGTTTCGAGCGGTGCGAGTTCGCTGTCATGGTGAAATCGCCCGGATTGAGATTCCCCGCGGCGACCGCGGCAAGCTGTTTGATGTGTCGCTGCTTGACCGGATTGCCGGGCAGTTGAAGGAGTATGGGTTCCGGTATGTTTCATTGGATTTGGAAGGATACCGCATGGGCAGCCTGAATGAACAACTGGGTTCGGGAGTTCTGCCAGGGAGCAGTAGCGGCAAGGAGGCGGCAGAATGA
- the larB gene encoding nickel pincer cofactor biosynthesis protein LarB: MNKEELKHLLQLVHDRQVSVEKAQQALEDLPFTELGFATIDNHRELRVGYPEVIYCEGKTVEQVREIVAFMLDRDVTILATRANEAMYRAVAELTEEAAYNPLGRTITIRRKAPEQTDSYIAIVAAGTSDLPVVEEAAETALALGNRVEKITDVGVAGIHRLFAKMEIIRGAKVVIVVAGMEGALASVIGGMVDKPVIAVPTSVGYGANFGGLAPLLTMLNSCASGVTVVNIDNGFGAAYSASIINKL; encoded by the coding sequence ATGAATAAAGAGGAGCTAAAGCACTTGCTGCAATTGGTCCACGACCGGCAGGTAAGTGTGGAAAAAGCGCAGCAGGCGCTGGAGGATTTGCCCTTTACCGAGCTTGGGTTTGCCACAATTGACAATCACCGGGAGCTTAGGGTAGGGTATCCGGAGGTCATCTATTGTGAAGGCAAGACGGTAGAGCAGGTACGGGAAATTGTAGCCTTTATGCTAGACCGGGATGTTACCATCCTGGCTACCCGGGCCAATGAGGCGATGTACCGGGCGGTAGCGGAACTGACGGAGGAAGCGGCTTATAATCCGCTCGGACGGACGATTACCATCCGGCGCAAGGCTCCAGAACAGACGGATAGCTATATTGCCATTGTGGCTGCCGGTACGTCCGATCTGCCGGTGGTGGAAGAGGCGGCAGAAACGGCTTTAGCCTTGGGCAATCGGGTGGAGAAAATTACTGATGTCGGTGTGGCCGGCATTCACCGGTTGTTTGCCAAAATGGAAATCATTCGCGGCGCTAAAGTTGTTATTGTGGTGGCCGGTATGGAGGGCGCGCTGGCCAGCGTGATCGGCGGTATGGTGGATAAGCCGGTTATTGCCGTGCCGACCAGCGTGGGCTATGGTGCGAACTTTGGCGGGTTGGCGCCGCTGCTCACTATGCTGAATAGCTGTGCCAGCGGGGTAACGGTTGTAAATATTGACAACGGCTTTGGCGCAGCTTACAGCGCCAGCATCATTAATAAGCTGTAG